From Sphingobacteriaceae bacterium:
TCCGCCCTATGCGGCATGGCCGGGAGCATGTTCCAACTCATCATGTTCCGGGCCCTCCAGGGCCTGGGCGCCGGGGCCATCCTGCCGGTGGTGCAGACCATCCTGGGTGACATCTTCTCCCCGGCGGAGCGGGCCCGCTTTCAGGGGCTGTTCTCGTCGGTGTTCGGCCTGTCGGCCATGATGGGCCCCCTGCTGGGCGGCATCATCGTAGACTACTTCACCTGGCGCTGGCTGTTCTACATCAATCTGCCCCTGGGCATCGTGTCCATCTACACCATCCAGCGCAATCTGCACGAGAAGATCGAAAGGCGCCAGGCCCAGGTGGACTACTTGGGCGCCATCCTGCTGACGGTGGCCATCAGCGCCTTGCTCCTGGCCCTGCTGACGGGCGGCGTCCATTACCCGTGGGGCTCGCCGGTGATCATCGGCATGCTGGTGGCCAGCGTCGTTCTGTTCATCTGGTTCATCGGCCACGAGCAGAGGCATCCCGATCCCATGATGCCCCTGCACATTTTCCGGGTGCCCACCATCGGTGTGGCCAACCTGGTCACTTTTGTCGTGGGCGGGGTCATGTTCGGCACCTCGGTTTACCTGCCCATCTGGGCCCAGGGGGTGCAGGGCTACAGCGCCACCCGCTCGGGCCTGTCCCTGCTGTGGCTGTCCATCGGCTGGCCCCTGGCCTCCGCCTTCGGAGGCCGCTTCATCATCAAGGTGGGAACCCGGCCGGCTGCCATGCTGGGGCTGGCCTTGAACGCCGTGGCCAGCGCCGGGCTGGTCTATTTGAGCCACAATTTCGCGGAAATTCCCCAGATCGGCTTTGCCGTGGTGACCTTCGTCATCGGCGCCGGCATGGGCTTCAACACCCTGGCCTTCATCTTGAGCGTTCAGTCGGCCACCACCTGGGAGTACCGGGGGGTGGCCACGGCGTCCCTGCAGTTTGTCCGCACTTTGGGGGGCATGGTGTGGGTGGCCGTAATGGGGGCGGCTTTGAATCTGACGCTCCTGTCCCGCCTCCGGTCCATACCGGAGCTGGGGGTGAGCACCGTGGCCGAAGCGGGCCAGTTGGCCAACAACTTGCTGGATCCCCGGATGCGGGCCGCCATCGGCGAGAACCTGGTGGGCCTGGCTCAAGGCGCCCTGGCCGACGGCCTGAGGGTTGTCCATTGGGTGGTGCTGCTGGCGGCGGTGCTGAGTCTGGCCTTGACCTTCCTCCTGCCCAACCAGGACTTCCGCGGTGAAGGCGCCCCCCAGGAGGCGGAGGCCGGCGAGGGCGGGCCCCCGCCGGGCGAAGCCCAGCCGGAAAAGGCTTGATGGCGCCGTCACCGCAACGAAATCTTCCCTATGAATACAGCCGGTGAATCCGGCCGG
This genomic window contains:
- a CDS encoding MDR family MFS transporter, with amino-acid sequence MDEAQRRRVVASVLLATFLAAIDITIIETAMPRIVGALGGFSMLTWLVTAYMLTSTATIPIYGKLADLIGRKRTFIIGAIIFVVGSALCGMAGSMFQLIMFRALQGLGAGAILPVVQTILGDIFSPAERARFQGLFSSVFGLSAMMGPLLGGIIVDYFTWRWLFYINLPLGIVSIYTIQRNLHEKIERRQAQVDYLGAILLTVAISALLLALLTGGVHYPWGSPVIIGMLVASVVLFIWFIGHEQRHPDPMMPLHIFRVPTIGVANLVTFVVGGVMFGTSVYLPIWAQGVQGYSATRSGLSLLWLSIGWPLASAFGGRFIIKVGTRPAAMLGLALNAVASAGLVYLSHNFAEIPQIGFAVVTFVIGAGMGFNTLAFILSVQSATTWEYRGVATASLQFVRTLGGMVWVAVMGAALNLTLLSRLRSIPELGVSTVAEAGQLANNLLDPRMRAAIGENLVGLAQGALADGLRVVHWVVLLAAVLSLALTFLLPNQDFRGEGAPQEAEAGEGGPPPGEAQPEKA